One window of Pieris napi chromosome 1, ilPieNapi1.2, whole genome shotgun sequence genomic DNA carries:
- the LOC125050566 gene encoding uncharacterized protein LOC125050566 isoform X2: MHTMDTLSYGHKKYRPPLSPTNFYQHDYYSRHTTLRPQSEYRFAGGGYPRVGSGGGSRSGGGLCSAALVGGALLAAVAVLAVAALAFYMGALRPDNGEPIITFEGTLRVTRGDVYGGAPGSPAWRERARRYGVSLRQVYAAPSPLRQAFTGAIVTGFGDRRLDVHFRLYLDRRKIPSSLSNIEETLKNILIQDSQSKHSAFGQIKIDPTSIVIKRDLEHTYHSEQYVKEAMNESMATSHPKLSSPQNDKDKTLQSRIGVVRKTTIKPNVQGNKNDPDEPDIDTENIPVVQGSFGSFQITKTEADITENKAKHDDKFNHKHSSVSKTPKATTTSTTSKPSTTSTTTKTTTRKFLSSTSKNRPFTIKSAINIKQKLETVSKKTDEVSRTTRKPQQVTTVKLSTTTPTIPTTSIITTTTSNVSQILFDLLTNDNHDKDLPKIDTLFTVPHVAIDNEPWRPITKPYYDTTSKDPILDDKTSESTVNDRIGVVEVVDDISILESMLTPIPPGKHKKNPLHSPSAVYNVDPKLTADIYVPSPVYTSFTLPTFAPPLKDMETLGSSYPKPYPLPVDKISGVVDYIPESKENVDDNDGKPMERPPKDKTTLASINVLPYQQDNNTEKISVEGVTIVKINNTSTLNTTVATIPVETTSSKYNVSESNETLLNMTTVNIIENKMKENTTKRPNNKVSLIPSTSSPIHTWELVNTSTNNNESSVKASPDKYYNDTLQAIITKNDAFFPNTTPKFQSKISILRNLTDIIKKYSQNTFQKPPEPLPETDKPEVMAKSDDFIIEDDDAMPGSVEVVSDDEVEVTTAAVITLLPAKSNLGVNRPLRPRPKIETQTSKNSVRGVFRDTTHSEEDIQSNDNTAEASEIVTMSTSMKGPQDLFGKDTNLDPHHHRTRLPKSNDNLNTYSSFEDKSISDKINMTDIPQGTYRVSYHVTGSVSSKQANKTQVLPAYELALEPDVVLEIPVNQASTLSVDKLKQLASLATISNYKNNSLFRSGGIISTKAIPSSYTLNQAGFKILTKTFNKIQSTKQDENSFDNSEKTYSKPYLEKVHKEKETVVEKAEEEICDNSTSFRCTSGSCISITSRCNRLMDCPDGEDERACSCADYLRAEFSQSKICDGVVDCWDYSDEKKCEWCEEGQYVCANARQCVEMNKVCDGNPDCPLGDDEKSCVALGEEMGDNDVIPYNEEGFVMVRKRGVWGRLCVESFDAVVAQAHSSLKLPDLGRAVCRAMTFQDAPIVREAREGRKVSSVGYWEVWHNANARAADTRLTFKRSTCARHRALRVRCKDLDCGIRPHADAQQPRVVGGGGAAAGAWPWQAALYRDGDFQCGATLISSQWLLSASHCFYQATEAHWVARLGALRRGAWPRGPWERIARVRQVVLHPRYAPRGFRNDIALLRIDPQALHARLRPACLPPARAQPPAGQYCTVVGWGQLYEHERVFPDTLQEVELPVISTAECRRRTRLLPLYRVTEDMFCAGYERGGRDACLGDSGGPLMCQESDRWYIYGVTSNGYGCARANRPGVYTKVSNYIEWIDSVIETYTPHNETEFAINETDSSEEFYADLETAENKRAVVKPFDTCRGFRCPLGECLPASSVCNGFLECSDGSDESQCGQESNSKSRLSQ, from the exons CAATAATAACATTCGAGGGAACGCTAAGGGTAACACGAGGAGATGTCTATGGAGGAGCACCGGGAAGTCCAGCCTGGCGAGAGAGAGCTCGACGATACGGTGTGTCTTTGAGGCAGGTCTATGCCGCCCCGTCACCCTTACGACAAGCATTCACCGGCGCCATCGTAACTGGCTTTGGAGACCGACGTTTGGATGTTCATTTCAGACTTTATCTTGATAGAAGAAAAATACCAAG CTCATTATCAAACATAGAAGAAACGTTAAAGAATATACTCATACAAGATTCACAATCAAAACATTCTGCTTTtggacaaataaaaatagatccTACCagtatagtaataaaaagagATTTAGAACACACATACCACTCAGAACAATATGTTAAAGAAGCAATGAACGAAAGCATGGCCACGAGTCATCCAAAACTTTCTTCGCCCCAGAATGATAAAGACAAAACCTTACAGAGTAGAATAGGCGTGGTACGAAAAACAACTATAAAGCCAAATGTGCAAGGGAATAAGAATGATCCCGATGAACCTGATATTGACACTGAAAATATTCCAGTTGTTCAGGGTTCATTTGGTTCCTTCCAAATAACTAAAACAGAAGCTGATATAACTGAAAATAAAGCTAAGCACGACGACAAGTTTAATCACAAACATAGCTCTGTTTCTAAAACTCCCAAAGCCACAACGACATCTACAACTTCGAAGCCTTCTACAACATCTACTACCACTAAGACGACGACTCGAAAATTTTTATCTTCGACATCAAAAAATAGGccatttacaattaaatctgctataaatataaaacaaaaattggaGACGGTATCAAAGAAGACGGATGAAGTGTCGCGAACAACGCGAAAACCCCAACAGGTAACAACCGTTAAACTGTCAACAACTACACCTACCATACCAACAACTAGTATCATAACAACAACCACGAGCAATGTGTCACAAATTTTATTCGATTTGCTTACAAATGACAACCATGACAAGGATCTTCCGAAAATCGATACTTTATTTACCGTTCCACATGTTGCTATTGATAATGAACCATGGCGTCCGATCACTAAACCCTACTATGACACTACTAGTAAAGATCCAATATTAGATGATAAAACAAGTGAGTCAACAGTCAATGATAGAATTGGAGTTGTAGAAGTAGTAGATGATATTTCAATTCTAGAAAGTATGTTGACACCAATACCTCCGGGTAAACATAAAAAGAATCCTTTACATAGTCCAAGTGCAGTTTATAATGTTGATCCGAAACTTACGGCAGATATTTATGTTCCAAGTCCTGTGTATACTAGTTTCACATTACCAACTTTTGCACCGCCATTAAAAGATATGGAAACCTTAGGGTCTAGTTATCCAAAGCCTTACCCTTTACCAGTAGACAAAATTAGTGGGGTTGTAGACTATATTCCGGaatcaaaagaaaatgttGATGACAATGATGGTAAACCGATGGAAAGACCACCGAAAGATAAAACAACGCTAGCGTCTATTAATGTTTTGCCATATCAACAAGATAATAACACGGAGAAAATTTCTGTGGAAGGAGTAACTattgtcaaaataaataatacttcaaCCTTAAATACTACTGTGGCTACAATTCCTGTAGAGACAACAAGTAGTAAGTATAATGTAAGCGAGTCGAATGAAACTCTATTAAATATGACAActgtaaatattattgaaaacaaaatgaaagaGAACACTACAAAGAGGCCAAACAATAAGGTGTCGCTAATCCCTTCAACCAGTTCTCCGATTCACACTTGGGAACTAGTAAATACATcaacaaataataatgaatcaaGTGTTAAAGCATCACCTGATAAATATTACAACGATACTTTACAAgctataattacaaaaaatgacGCATTTTTTCCTAACACAACACCAAAATTTCAAAGTAAGATCTCAATTCTTCGGAATTTAAccgatattattaaaaaatattcacaaaaTACTTTCCAAAAACCACCAGAACCCTTACCTGAAACCGACAAACCAGAAGTAATGGCAAAGTctgatgattttattattgaggACGATGATGCCATGCCAGGTTCTGTTGAGGTGGTCTCCGATGATGAAGTAGAAGTAACCACAGCCGCCGTTATCACGTTGTTACCGGCAAAATCGAATCTTGGTGTTAATAGGCCTCTACGCCCACGACCGAAAATAGAAACGCAAACCTCAAAAAACTCAGTACGTGGGGTTTTTCGCGACACTACCCATAGTGAAGAAGATATTCAGTCAAACGATAATACGGCCGAAGCTTCTGAAATCGTGACAATGTCCACAAGTATGAAAGGACCTCAAGACTTATTTGGAAAAGACACAAACCTAGATCCTCATCACCATCGAACTAGATTGCCTAAGTCTAATGACAACTTAAATACATATTCATCTTTCGAGGATAAAAGTATTagcgataaaataaatatgacagaTATACCACAAGGAACCTACAGAGTGTCTTACCATGTCACTGGGAGTGTAAGCAGTaaacaagcaaacaaaacCCAAGTTTTACCTGCGTATGAGTTAGCCCTAGAACCAGATGTAGTACTAGAGATTCCTGTCAACCAGGCGAGTACTCTCTCGGTTGATAAGTTAAAACAACTCGCTAGCTTGGCCACTATATCGAATTATAAGAACAATAGTTTGTTTCGTTCCGGCGGTATAATTTCAACAAAAGCTATTCCTTCTAGTTATACTTTAAATCAGGCaggatttaaaattttaacaaaaacatttaataaaatacaatctaCGAaacaggatgaaaatagttttgatAACTCGGAGAAAACTTATAGCAAGCCATACTTAGAAAAGGTGCACAAGGAAAAAGAAACGGTGGTGGAAAAAGCTGAAGAAg AAATATGTGATAATTCAACATCATTCCGGTGTACATCTGGATCTTGCATATCTATAACGTCAAGGTGTAATCGTTTAATGGACTGCCCAGACGGAGAAGACGAAAGGGCTTGCTCGTGCGCAGATTATTTGAGAGCGGAATTCTCCCAATCGAAAATATGCGATGGCGTAGTGGATTGCTGGGACTATTCGGATGAGAAAAAATGTG AATGGTGTGAAGAGGGCCAGTACGTTTGTGCGAATGCTCGCCAATGTGTGGAGATGAACAAAGTCTGCGATGGAAATCCTGACTGTCCATTGGGCGATGATGAAAAGAGCTGCGTCGCGTTGGGTGAAGAAATGGGAGATAATGACGTCATACCGTATAACGAAGAAG GTTTCGTAATGGTTCGAAAGCGCGGTGTTTGGGGAAGACTATGCGTGGAAAGCTTCGACGCAGTGGTTGCGCAAGCACACAGTTCCCTAAAGCTTCCGGACTTGGGAAGAGCCGTGTGTCGAGCTATGACATTCCa AGACGCCCCAATCGTAAGAGAAGCGAGGGAAGGCAGGAAAGTCAGTTCGGTCGGGTACTGGGAGGTTTGGCATAACGCGAACGCACGCGCAGCCGACACGCGTTTAACTTTCAAGCGATCGACGTGCGCGCGCCATCGTGCTTTGAGAGTGCGTTGTAAGGATCTCGATTGCGGCATTCGACCACATGCAGATGCCCAGCAACCGAG GGTGGTGGGCGGCGGCGGCGCAGCGGCGGGCGCTTGGCCCTGGCAGGCAGCTCTCTACCGGGACGGGGATTTCCAGTGCGGCGCAACCCTGATTTCTTCTCAGTGGCTGCTCTCCGCCAGCCATTGTTTCTACCa ggCAACAGAAGCACATTGGGTCGCTCGTTTAGGTGCTCTCCGCCGGGGAGCGTGGCCTCGAGGTCCTTGGGAACGAATCGCTCGCGTGCGTCAAGTCGTGTTACACCCGCGATATGCGCCGCGCGGCTTCCGCAACGACATCGCGCTGTTACGGATCGATCCTCAGGCGTTACACGCGCGACTTCGACCAGCATGTCTGCCCCCAGCCCGCGCTCAGCCACCAGCGGGACAATATTGCACAGTCGTTGGATGGGGACAGTTGTATGAACACGAGCGAGTGTttc ctGACACTTTACAAGAGGTGGAATTGCCGGTGATATCAACGGCGGAATGCCGTCGACGGACGCGTCTTTTGCCTCTCTACCGTGTCACTGAAGACATGTTCTGTGCTGGTTATGAGCGAGGCGGACGAGACGCGTGCCTTGGCGATTCGGGTGGACCGCTCATGTGCCAG gaATCTGACAGATGGTACATCTACGGTGTCACAAGTAATGGTTACGGATGTGCGCGAGCCAATCGCCCCGGAGTTTACACCAAAGTGTCGAATTACATAGAATGGATCGACAGCGTCATAGAAACATACACGCCACATAATGAGACGGAATTCGCGATCAACGAAACAGACTCCAGCGAAGAGTTCTACGCTGACCTCGAGACGGCCGAGAACAAGCGGGCAGTTGTCAAACCGTTTGACACATGTAGGGGCTTCCGGTGTCCTTTGGGCGAATGTTTGCCGGCGTCGAGTGTGTGCAATGGCTTTTTAGAATGTTCAGACGGAAGTGATGAATCTCAGTGCGGACAAGAATCGAACTCTAAATCCAGATTGAGCCagtaa
- the LOC125050566 gene encoding uncharacterized protein LOC125050566 isoform X1: MHTMDTLSYGHKKYRPPLSPTNFYQHDYYSRHTTLRPQSEYRFAGGGYPRVGSGGGSRSGGGLCSAALVGGALLAAVAVLAVAALAFYMGALRPDNGEPIITFEGTLRVTRGDVYGGAPGSPAWRERARRYGVSLRQVYAAPSPLRQAFTGAIVTGFGDRRLDVHFRLYLDRRKIPSSLSNIEETLKNILIQDSQSKHSAFGQIKIDPTSIVIKRDLEHTYHSEQYVKEAMNESMATSHPKLSSPQNDKDKTLQSRIGVVRKTTIKPNVQGNKNDPDEPDIDTENIPVVQGSFGSFQITKTEADITENKAKHDDKFNHKHSSVSKTPKATTTSTTSKPSTTSTTTKTTTRKFLSSTSKNRPFTIKSAINIKQKLETVSKKTDEVSRTTRKPQQVTTVKLSTTTPTIPTTSIITTTTSNVSQILFDLLTNDNHDKDLPKIDTLFTVPHVAIDNEPWRPITKPYYDTTSKDPILDDKTSESTVNDRIGVVEVVDDISILESMLTPIPPGKHKKNPLHSPSAVYNVDPKLTADIYVPSPVYTSFTLPTFAPPLKDMETLGSSYPKPYPLPVDKISGVVDYIPESKENVDDNDGKPMERPPKDKTTLASINVLPYQQDNNTEKISVEGVTIVKINNTSTLNTTVATIPVETTSSKYNVSESNETLLNMTTVNIIENKMKENTTKRPNNKVSLIPSTSSPIHTWELVNTSTNNNESSVKASPDKYYNDTLQAIITKNDAFFPNTTPKFQSKISILRNLTDIIKKYSQNTFQKPPEPLPETDKPEVMAKSDDFIIEDDDAMPGSVEVVSDDEVEVTTAAVITLLPAKSNLGVNRPLRPRPKIETQTSKNSVRGVFRDTTHSEEDIQSNDNTAEASEIVTMSTSMKGPQDLFGKDTNLDPHHHRTRLPKSNDNLNTYSSFEDKSISDKINMTDIPQGTYRVSYHVTGSVSSKQANKTQVLPAYELALEPDVVLEIPVNQASTLSVDKLKQLASLATISNYKNNSLFRSGGIISTKAIPSSYTLNQAGFKILTKTFNKIQSTKQDENSFDNSEKTYSKPYLEKVHKEKETVVEKAEEEICDNSTSFRCTSGSCISITSRCNRLMDCPDGEDERACSCADYLRAEFSQSKICDGVVDCWDYSDEKKCEWCEEGQYVCANARQCVEMNKVCDGNPDCPLGDDEKSCVALGEEMGDNDVIPYNEEGFVMVRKRGVWGRLCVESFDAVVAQAHSSLKLPDLGRAVCRAMTFQDAPIVREAREGRKVSSVGYWEVWHNANARAADTRLTFKRSTCARHRALRVRCKDLDCGIRPHADAQQPRGANRVRWGRVVGGGGAAAGAWPWQAALYRDGDFQCGATLISSQWLLSASHCFYQATEAHWVARLGALRRGAWPRGPWERIARVRQVVLHPRYAPRGFRNDIALLRIDPQALHARLRPACLPPARAQPPAGQYCTVVGWGQLYEHERVFPDTLQEVELPVISTAECRRRTRLLPLYRVTEDMFCAGYERGGRDACLGDSGGPLMCQESDRWYIYGVTSNGYGCARANRPGVYTKVSNYIEWIDSVIETYTPHNETEFAINETDSSEEFYADLETAENKRAVVKPFDTCRGFRCPLGECLPASSVCNGFLECSDGSDESQCGQESNSKSRLSQ; encoded by the exons CAATAATAACATTCGAGGGAACGCTAAGGGTAACACGAGGAGATGTCTATGGAGGAGCACCGGGAAGTCCAGCCTGGCGAGAGAGAGCTCGACGATACGGTGTGTCTTTGAGGCAGGTCTATGCCGCCCCGTCACCCTTACGACAAGCATTCACCGGCGCCATCGTAACTGGCTTTGGAGACCGACGTTTGGATGTTCATTTCAGACTTTATCTTGATAGAAGAAAAATACCAAG CTCATTATCAAACATAGAAGAAACGTTAAAGAATATACTCATACAAGATTCACAATCAAAACATTCTGCTTTtggacaaataaaaatagatccTACCagtatagtaataaaaagagATTTAGAACACACATACCACTCAGAACAATATGTTAAAGAAGCAATGAACGAAAGCATGGCCACGAGTCATCCAAAACTTTCTTCGCCCCAGAATGATAAAGACAAAACCTTACAGAGTAGAATAGGCGTGGTACGAAAAACAACTATAAAGCCAAATGTGCAAGGGAATAAGAATGATCCCGATGAACCTGATATTGACACTGAAAATATTCCAGTTGTTCAGGGTTCATTTGGTTCCTTCCAAATAACTAAAACAGAAGCTGATATAACTGAAAATAAAGCTAAGCACGACGACAAGTTTAATCACAAACATAGCTCTGTTTCTAAAACTCCCAAAGCCACAACGACATCTACAACTTCGAAGCCTTCTACAACATCTACTACCACTAAGACGACGACTCGAAAATTTTTATCTTCGACATCAAAAAATAGGccatttacaattaaatctgctataaatataaaacaaaaattggaGACGGTATCAAAGAAGACGGATGAAGTGTCGCGAACAACGCGAAAACCCCAACAGGTAACAACCGTTAAACTGTCAACAACTACACCTACCATACCAACAACTAGTATCATAACAACAACCACGAGCAATGTGTCACAAATTTTATTCGATTTGCTTACAAATGACAACCATGACAAGGATCTTCCGAAAATCGATACTTTATTTACCGTTCCACATGTTGCTATTGATAATGAACCATGGCGTCCGATCACTAAACCCTACTATGACACTACTAGTAAAGATCCAATATTAGATGATAAAACAAGTGAGTCAACAGTCAATGATAGAATTGGAGTTGTAGAAGTAGTAGATGATATTTCAATTCTAGAAAGTATGTTGACACCAATACCTCCGGGTAAACATAAAAAGAATCCTTTACATAGTCCAAGTGCAGTTTATAATGTTGATCCGAAACTTACGGCAGATATTTATGTTCCAAGTCCTGTGTATACTAGTTTCACATTACCAACTTTTGCACCGCCATTAAAAGATATGGAAACCTTAGGGTCTAGTTATCCAAAGCCTTACCCTTTACCAGTAGACAAAATTAGTGGGGTTGTAGACTATATTCCGGaatcaaaagaaaatgttGATGACAATGATGGTAAACCGATGGAAAGACCACCGAAAGATAAAACAACGCTAGCGTCTATTAATGTTTTGCCATATCAACAAGATAATAACACGGAGAAAATTTCTGTGGAAGGAGTAACTattgtcaaaataaataatacttcaaCCTTAAATACTACTGTGGCTACAATTCCTGTAGAGACAACAAGTAGTAAGTATAATGTAAGCGAGTCGAATGAAACTCTATTAAATATGACAActgtaaatattattgaaaacaaaatgaaagaGAACACTACAAAGAGGCCAAACAATAAGGTGTCGCTAATCCCTTCAACCAGTTCTCCGATTCACACTTGGGAACTAGTAAATACATcaacaaataataatgaatcaaGTGTTAAAGCATCACCTGATAAATATTACAACGATACTTTACAAgctataattacaaaaaatgacGCATTTTTTCCTAACACAACACCAAAATTTCAAAGTAAGATCTCAATTCTTCGGAATTTAAccgatattattaaaaaatattcacaaaaTACTTTCCAAAAACCACCAGAACCCTTACCTGAAACCGACAAACCAGAAGTAATGGCAAAGTctgatgattttattattgaggACGATGATGCCATGCCAGGTTCTGTTGAGGTGGTCTCCGATGATGAAGTAGAAGTAACCACAGCCGCCGTTATCACGTTGTTACCGGCAAAATCGAATCTTGGTGTTAATAGGCCTCTACGCCCACGACCGAAAATAGAAACGCAAACCTCAAAAAACTCAGTACGTGGGGTTTTTCGCGACACTACCCATAGTGAAGAAGATATTCAGTCAAACGATAATACGGCCGAAGCTTCTGAAATCGTGACAATGTCCACAAGTATGAAAGGACCTCAAGACTTATTTGGAAAAGACACAAACCTAGATCCTCATCACCATCGAACTAGATTGCCTAAGTCTAATGACAACTTAAATACATATTCATCTTTCGAGGATAAAAGTATTagcgataaaataaatatgacagaTATACCACAAGGAACCTACAGAGTGTCTTACCATGTCACTGGGAGTGTAAGCAGTaaacaagcaaacaaaacCCAAGTTTTACCTGCGTATGAGTTAGCCCTAGAACCAGATGTAGTACTAGAGATTCCTGTCAACCAGGCGAGTACTCTCTCGGTTGATAAGTTAAAACAACTCGCTAGCTTGGCCACTATATCGAATTATAAGAACAATAGTTTGTTTCGTTCCGGCGGTATAATTTCAACAAAAGCTATTCCTTCTAGTTATACTTTAAATCAGGCaggatttaaaattttaacaaaaacatttaataaaatacaatctaCGAaacaggatgaaaatagttttgatAACTCGGAGAAAACTTATAGCAAGCCATACTTAGAAAAGGTGCACAAGGAAAAAGAAACGGTGGTGGAAAAAGCTGAAGAAg AAATATGTGATAATTCAACATCATTCCGGTGTACATCTGGATCTTGCATATCTATAACGTCAAGGTGTAATCGTTTAATGGACTGCCCAGACGGAGAAGACGAAAGGGCTTGCTCGTGCGCAGATTATTTGAGAGCGGAATTCTCCCAATCGAAAATATGCGATGGCGTAGTGGATTGCTGGGACTATTCGGATGAGAAAAAATGTG AATGGTGTGAAGAGGGCCAGTACGTTTGTGCGAATGCTCGCCAATGTGTGGAGATGAACAAAGTCTGCGATGGAAATCCTGACTGTCCATTGGGCGATGATGAAAAGAGCTGCGTCGCGTTGGGTGAAGAAATGGGAGATAATGACGTCATACCGTATAACGAAGAAG GTTTCGTAATGGTTCGAAAGCGCGGTGTTTGGGGAAGACTATGCGTGGAAAGCTTCGACGCAGTGGTTGCGCAAGCACACAGTTCCCTAAAGCTTCCGGACTTGGGAAGAGCCGTGTGTCGAGCTATGACATTCCa AGACGCCCCAATCGTAAGAGAAGCGAGGGAAGGCAGGAAAGTCAGTTCGGTCGGGTACTGGGAGGTTTGGCATAACGCGAACGCACGCGCAGCCGACACGCGTTTAACTTTCAAGCGATCGACGTGCGCGCGCCATCGTGCTTTGAGAGTGCGTTGTAAGGATCTCGATTGCGGCATTCGACCACATGCAGATGCCCAGCAACCGAG GGGAGCTAATCGCGTGCGGTGGGGCAGGGTGGTGGGCGGCGGCGGCGCAGCGGCGGGCGCTTGGCCCTGGCAGGCAGCTCTCTACCGGGACGGGGATTTCCAGTGCGGCGCAACCCTGATTTCTTCTCAGTGGCTGCTCTCCGCCAGCCATTGTTTCTACCa ggCAACAGAAGCACATTGGGTCGCTCGTTTAGGTGCTCTCCGCCGGGGAGCGTGGCCTCGAGGTCCTTGGGAACGAATCGCTCGCGTGCGTCAAGTCGTGTTACACCCGCGATATGCGCCGCGCGGCTTCCGCAACGACATCGCGCTGTTACGGATCGATCCTCAGGCGTTACACGCGCGACTTCGACCAGCATGTCTGCCCCCAGCCCGCGCTCAGCCACCAGCGGGACAATATTGCACAGTCGTTGGATGGGGACAGTTGTATGAACACGAGCGAGTGTttc ctGACACTTTACAAGAGGTGGAATTGCCGGTGATATCAACGGCGGAATGCCGTCGACGGACGCGTCTTTTGCCTCTCTACCGTGTCACTGAAGACATGTTCTGTGCTGGTTATGAGCGAGGCGGACGAGACGCGTGCCTTGGCGATTCGGGTGGACCGCTCATGTGCCAG gaATCTGACAGATGGTACATCTACGGTGTCACAAGTAATGGTTACGGATGTGCGCGAGCCAATCGCCCCGGAGTTTACACCAAAGTGTCGAATTACATAGAATGGATCGACAGCGTCATAGAAACATACACGCCACATAATGAGACGGAATTCGCGATCAACGAAACAGACTCCAGCGAAGAGTTCTACGCTGACCTCGAGACGGCCGAGAACAAGCGGGCAGTTGTCAAACCGTTTGACACATGTAGGGGCTTCCGGTGTCCTTTGGGCGAATGTTTGCCGGCGTCGAGTGTGTGCAATGGCTTTTTAGAATGTTCAGACGGAAGTGATGAATCTCAGTGCGGACAAGAATCGAACTCTAAATCCAGATTGAGCCagtaa
- the LOC125048553 gene encoding adenylyl cyclase-associated protein 1 isoform X2 codes for MSINGYQDILQGPLRTYLELSKKIGGDVATHAKLVNEAFQAQYGYIQLAASRSKPSQAEEMQLLSPTSEKISAIQQFREKNRVSTYFNHLSAISESIPALGWVAISPTPAPYVKEMNDAGQFYTNRVLKDWKEKDKTHIEWCRTWVQLLSDLQAYVKQYHTTGLVWSGKGGAPPPPPPGGLPPPPMPEVDFSNLAIDDRSALFAEINRGEGITSNLRKVTSEMQTHKNPQLREGPAPFKAAPRGAPAKPLPTPGAGALPDKPPVFARDGKKWLIEYQKGNSNLVVENADMNNMVYMFRCRDSALTVRGKVNGVILDSCTKCAVVFDNLVSSIEFVNCQSVQMQVLGKVPTISIDKTDGCQIYLSKDSLDVEIVSSKSSEMNVLVPQANGDFTEHPIPEQYKTVLNKPSGLTTTPVENKG; via the exons ATGAGTATCAACGGTTATCAAGACATACTGCAG GGACCCCTGCGGACATACCttgagctgtccaaaaaaatcgGTGGCGATGTGGCCACTCATGCAAAACTCGTCAACGAGGCATTCCA AGCTCAATATGGCTACATTCAACTAGCCGCCTCTCGGAGCAAACCTTCCCAGGCAGAAGAGATGCAACTACTCTCGCCAACCAGTGAGAAGATCTCCGCTATCCAACAGTTCCGCGAAAAGAACAGGGTGTCTACCTACTTCAACCATCTGTCTGCGATTTCCGAGAGTATACCAGCACTGGGATGGGTCGCCATATCTCCTACTCCGGCACCATACGTCAAGGAGATGAATGACGCTGGCCAGTTTTACACGAACCGTGTTCTCAAGGACTGGAAGGAGAAGGATAAGACCCACATAGAGTGGTGTCGTACATGGGTGCAGCTTTTATCGGATTTGCAGGCCTATGTCAAACAGTACCATACCACAGGTCTTGTTTGGTCTG gaAAGGGTGGAGCCCCACCTCCACCACCACCTGGGGGCCTGCCACCGCCCCCGATGCCCGAGGTTGACTTCTCGAACCTCGCTATTGACGATCGCAGCGCACTTTTCGCCGAAATAAACCGTGGAGAGGGAATCACTAGCA ACCTCCGCAAAGTGACGTCAGAGATGCAGACCCACAAGAATCCCCAGCTGAGAGAGGGCCCTGCGCCTTTCAAAGCTGCGCCCCGAGGCGCCCCAGCCAAGCCGCTGCCTACTCCCGGTGCCGGAGCCCTACCAGACAAACCGCCCGTCTTCGCTCGGGACGGCAAGAAATGGCTcatt GAATACCAAAAGGGTAACTCCAACTTGGTTGTGGAGAACGCAGACATGAACAACATGGTGTACATGTTCAGATGTCGTGATTCGGCGCTTACTGTACGCGGCAAGGTGAACGGTGTGATCCTAGACTCTTGCACCAAGTGTGCGGTGGTCTTTGACAACCTGGTCTCCAGCATCGAATTTGTCAACTGTCAATCTGTTCAGATGCAG GTACTAGGAAAGGTGCCGACCATATCGATTGATAAGACGGACGGTTGCCAGATTTACCTCTCAAAGGACTCCCTCGATGTGGAAATTGTCAGCTCAAAGTCTTCGGAGATGAATGTGCTCGTGCCACAGGCGAATGGTGACTTT ACGGAGCACCCCATTCCAGAACAGTACAAGACGGTGCTGAATAAGCCCTCTGGCCTGACCACGACGCCCGTCGAAAACAAGGGCTAA